TCTTTTGGCGGGCAGAACTGGGCATCCACCCCCGGCTTGTTGCCGCGCGCATCGATCCGGTACCAGCCATGACCCTCCAGCCAGACCGCGTTCAGGCCATGCAGGCAAAAAGGGGCGCCGTTGCCTGTCTTGGACAGGCGCTGGTAACACAGCCCGGCCGGGATGCCGTTGGCCCGCAGCAGGGCTGCCAGCAGATGGCTCTTGGCATAGCAGTAACCGGTGCCATACTCCAACACATCCGAGGCCACGCAGGTGACCGGATTCTGACGGTAATCCCAACTGTGCCTGATCTGGTCCCGCACAAACTCGAAACAGCGCCGGGCGATCTCTGTCTTGTCTGTTGATCCTGCGGACAGCAGTTTGGCCTTGACCAGTATGGCCGGATGCTGCCAGTTGATCCAGCTGCTCTGCTCAAGATACTTTTTCATCATGTCGGTTCCTTGGTGATGCAAATATACACACAATACGTTGCTTTTTATGCAGGGCAGCCCATTTCAGCGCCTGCAACAAACACCTGATCAAGCAGCCTCAGGCAGGTATCCACCTCATCCGCGCTTACATTCAGGGCCGGCATGAAGCGCAGGGTATCGGGCCGGGCGGCATTGATAATCAGGCCAAGCTCACGGGCGGCCTCGGTAACGGCATCCCCGTTATTGGCCGGAAGTGCCAGGGCCTGCAGCAGTCCGCTGCCCCGAACCTCGCCCAGGCCATGCCGTGTGGAGAGCTTCCGCAGCCCATTGGCCAGCTGCACCCCTCTCTCACGGACCTGTTCCAGAAAACCGGGCTGCAGCATGGCTTCCAGCACAGCACAGCCAACCGCAGCCATCAGCGGATTACCATTGTAGGTGCCGCCCTGGTCACCCGGTTCAAAACAGCAGACCGCCTCCTTGGCCAGCAGGGCAGCCAAAGGGACCCCGCCGCCGATCCCCTTGCCCAGGCTCATGATATCCGGCTCTACTCCGGCCTGCTGGTATGCAAACAGTGAGCCGAGCCGCCCCATGCCGGTCTGGACCTCATCAAAGATCAGCAGCAGCTGGTGCTGATCAGCCAACTGCCGCAGACCCTGCAGAAAGAGTTGACTGGCCGGGATCACCCCGGCCTCGCCCTGCACCGGTTCCAGCATGATCGCCACCGTACGCTCTGAAATGGCCGCTGTTACCGCCTCAAGGTCATTCAGTCCTACCTTGATGAAGCCGGGCACCTTGGGCTCGAACAGCCCCTGCCAGTGCGGCTTGCCCGAGGCGGACATGGTTGCCAGGGTACGGCCATGGAAGCCGTTGACCATGGTGATGATCTCATAGGCGCCCTGCTTGTGCAGGCTGCCCCACTTGCGCGCCAGCTTGATGGCCCCTTCATTGGCCTCTGCCCCGCTGTTGGCAAAAAAGACCCGCTCAAAGCAGCTGTTGGCGGTCAGCAGGTCAGCCAGCCGGATGGCAGGCTGATTGTAAAAGGCCGGGCTGGGGCTGATCAACTGAGCTGCCTGCTGGCTGAGGGCCTGCGTGATCACGGCTGGCGCATGCCCCAGGCAGTTGACTGCCCAGCCCTGGATAAAATCCAGGTAGCGCTTGCCATTGCTGTCTGTCAGCCACGAGCCCTGGCCTGCCACCATTACAATCGGTGGCCGTTTGGTGATGGTCATCAACGAATCAAATGCGCTGCTTTCAGACATGGTTCCTCCTCCTTGCTGTGCCGTCTGTGGAGGGGGAAATAAAAAAGCCCGCCTCCATGGGAGACGGGCTTGGGTAATTGGCTGTGATGAATTAAACGGACGTACCTTACTCCATTGCACCGTGCATGGTGACACCTCTGTGCGCTATGAAGGAGTGACGTCGGATCATGGTCAAGAGCTTGCCTCAAAATTCGCAGCCCTGTCAATTGTTTTCAAGATTCTTTGGCAGATCAATCACGGTTACCCCTGCAACCGTAGCAAGCCATGTGCGATAACGGGGCTCGGCATGACCTGCGCGGCAAGTTCTTTTTGCCGCGTCAGCGTCTATGCCGGTGTTGGAAATCTAATTCATGTCATAAGTTATAAGAGGCTACCGCGTGTAGATGAGGTCCGTCTTCCCTGAGATAAGACAATAACTCATAAAATGACACATCTACGCTCCATCGCCCCATGGCATAACCACTGACTTGACCTGTTGGAAAGAGGAATGTGAAGCGGTCTGCGCTGACAGTGTATGTTTTGAAATGACTAGCATCTTCACCAGCACCGTTTTTAAATGATTCGATCTGAAAATCACTCGGTGTCTCTCCAGTTCGGTGCCAGTACTCTTTCGATAGCTCATGGATGCATATTTCACTTATCCTTTTGATAGCACCTTGAGAATCTGAAAAGAAATCGGTTAGTTCAAGCTTGCGCACTTTGTCGACGTACTCAAAATTATATGTTACGTAATAATAATTGGGGTGGGCCGCACCTGCATAGTACAGCCCAACATCATATGTGAGACTCAGGAATCGGTCAGTGGCATGGACAATCGCGAAATTTTCCCAACAGCCATTTACCGCAGCAGCCCCTCTGGTTTTAAAAAATTCAGGCTCCTGTTCCCATGGCTTCTGCCTTGCGTCGATCAGGTCCGCGTATGCTCTCCCTACGAACAGGGCAGACAGTTCTTTAGCGACATCGGGCTTTGATGTGGACTGAAATCTTGGATACTCGATCTCGATATTGTGACCAGGCAAACCGTCCCAGTTATCTTCTATTCTTTCCGTAAAGACATTGAAAGGACCTGCAACTACACCATGTTCCAATTCGATTGATTGCTGCTCAGATGCCAGTCTGAGTGCTGCCTTGACCTGATCCCAAGCGCCTGGAACATTAAGGTCAACGTATTGTAGCCGAGCAGCTATGTGAGTCGGTACCTCGCAAGGCTCAAGCAGCAGCGGTATTACGTAAATATCTGTAAGTTGCTTATATCTTAGGCGTTCTATCGCATCATTAGCTTCTCTCTGCACAAAGCCTCGCTTTGTCACGCTTCGCTTGCTGAGCAAAAGCACTACTACATTTGCATCGCTAAAAGCCCGCTCTATTTCCGCTTCCCAGTTCTGGCCTGGCAATAGGTGCTTAGAATCAACCCACGGGGAAACTCCCTCTTTAGCCAGAAGTTCATAATAGTGCTCGGCACTTTCGCGGTCCTCCTTGGCATAGCTAATAAAGACTTTCAGAGCCACATTATCTCCATTTATTACTTTTGTTTTCCAACTTGCTATTCACCGGTTCACGCGCGCGCGTGAACCGGTGAACCTCCCAAACGGAATATTTATCCCGCTGCTGCAAAATATCCTTCTGCCGTGACCACACGGATGCTGCTCTTACGGTAATGCCGGACATTACGGGTGATCAGCCCGGAGCAGCGTGCGCTGAGTGCGCAAAAATACTGCAGCGCATCTTCAAAGTCGGTAAACCCGGCATGCAGGGCCTGCTCAACAATGGTATCATCCACCGCAACCACACTGACCAACTGTTTGAAGGTGCGCAGCACTTGTTGGGCCTGCGGGCCAGAGTGCTGCTTTCTCAGCAGATAGAACAGATTGGCAAAGGTAAGTGAAGAAACGCACAAAGTCAGGTTGCCTGCCTCTGCCTCTGAAAAAAGCCGCGCAGCAGCGTCATAAAACGGCTCACGCCGCGCAAGCAGATCAAGCACAACATCCGTATCAACGAACAGATACGGCTTCATCGGTATTTATCCGCCAGATAATCGGTATAGTCCCGCTTGTAATCTTTGACTTTGGCAGCATCAAGTACGCCGGAAAGCTGGGCCACCAGTGGCGTTACCGGCCTGGTCTGCTCTTTGGGCGCAGAAACCTGCCGCAGGTAGCCTTCAATCAGCTTTGAAAGGCTCTGGTGCTGCGATTGGGCAAAGCGTTTGGCCTGTTCAATTACATCGTGATCAAGGCTTAAGGTAAGTTTTGTGTTCATGGCATCTCCTTGCTGTACGTATAGACAAAATAATTATACGTAAACATCAAGATAAAGCAAGCACAGTATGCAGATTAAAAACCGCCTCATCAGCAGTCTACTCCCTCTTTCCCAGCGTATCAACCTGTGCCAGTTGCGGGAACAACCGTATCCAGAGCCCTACCACCAGCAAGGTGCCAATCCCACCGACCAACACCGAGGGCACCGTGCCGAACAGGGCAGCTGTGGCGCCGGACTCAAACTCGCCCAGTTGGTTGGAGGTGCCGATAAACAGGGAGTTGACCGCACTGACCCGGCCACGCATTGCATCCGGGGTCTCGATCTGCACCAGTGAGGAACGAATCACCACGCTGATCACATCAGCCGCACCCAATACCACCAAAGCCACCAGCGAGAGCCAGAACAGCCGCGACAGGGCAAATACGATGGTGGCAATGCCAAACAGGGCCACAGCCCGGAACATGGTGCGGCCCACCCGACGCTTGAGCGGCCTGCGGGCCAGCCAGAGCGACATACCTAGGGCGCCTGCTGCCGGTGCAGAACGCAGTAGGCCCAGACCCCAGGGGCCGGTGACCAGGATATCGCGGGCATAGATCGGCAAGAGCGCCGTGGCACCGCCCAGCAAGACCGCGAACAGGTCAAGGGAGATGGCACCCAGCACCACCGGGTGTTGTTTGATAAAGGAGATGCCGGCAAACAGGGAGCGGTCACCGGTTGCCTCTGTGGTGAGGGTGTCTGACGGCCGGATGCAGGAGATCAGGATGCAGGCAGCCAGAAACAGCACGCCAATGGTGCTATAGACCGTGGTCACGCCAGCAGCGTACAACAGCCCGCCAATGGCCGGGCCCACAATGGTGGCGGTCTGGTTGGCCGAGGCAGACAGCGCCAGGGCGCGGGGCAGGTGCTCGCGCGGGACCAGACGCGGCACCAGGGCATGCATGGTGGGGTACTCAAAGGCCCGCGCACTGCCGATCACACACATGACCGCCAGCAGGGCCTCCTTGCCAAGCCAGTGGTAATGGCTGCCAAGCACCAGCGCTGCTGCTGCCAGGGCCTCGATAAACTGGCAGGTACGGGCGATGGTGCGGCGGTCGTAGCGGTCAGCCGCATGACCTGCCACCAGGGTCAGCAGGACCATTGGCAGAAACTGGGCCAGTCCCACCAGCCCCAGGTACCAGGCGCTGCTGGTCAGGGCATACATCTGCCAGCCCACAGCCACCCCCAGCATCTGAAAGGCGATGGAGGAACCCATCCGGCCGAACAGAAACAGGACCAGCGGCTGGGCCAGCGGGCTTTTGGTGGTATGAGCAGGCGTCATAACAGGTTGGGATTGGAGCGGGGCAGGCCGTTATGACCTGCCCGCTTACCAGGGTTGAGAAAAACGTCAAGAGGAAGACCGGCAAGGCATAGCCCACGCAACGCCTCAAACAGTCTCCGCACTGGTATTTTTTAGTGCAGGAACAGCCGCAGCCCGGTGTGATACATGGTCATGCCGTACTGCTGGGCTGCCACGGTCACCTCTTCATCCCGCAGGGAGCTGCCGGCATGGGCCACAAATTGGACATTGCTGCGGTTGGCGCGGTCGATGTTGTCACGGAACGGGATATAGGCATCGGATGAGAGGCAGATCCCCTGGAAACGCTGCACCCATTCCAGCCGTTCCTGGCTGCTGACCGGTTCAGGCGCCCGGGTCAGGCCGGACAGCATCTGGGCCCGCTCCGGCTCGGAAAGCTGATCCCAGAGCAGGTACTGGTCAACGATGTTGGCCTTTTCAGGCTTCTTGAGCCCATCCTTGAATGCCAGCCCCAGCACCTTGGGATGTTGCTGCAGCAGCCATTTTTCCGCCTTGTCGCAGGCCAGACGGGTGCAGTGCACACGGGATTGTTGGCCAGCCCCCATGCCGATCACTTGGCCTTCCAGGGCCAGGCAGACCGAGTTGGACTGGGTGTATTTGAGGGCAATGGTGGCCACGATCAGGGTCTCCAGTACCTCGGGTGAGAGTTCCTTGCTGGTGGTGACCGCATTCTGGAACAGCGCCTCGGTGATCTTGGTGGTGTTGCGCTGCTGACGCAGACCAAAGCCGAACAGCTCGCGGTACTCGACCCCTTCGGCCTCATAGGTGGGATCGATCTGGAAGATCAGGTAGCCGCCACCCTTTTTGGCCTTGAGGATCTCCAGCGCCTCAGGCTCAAAGCCGGGTGCGATGATCAGGTCCGAGACCTCCGTCTTCAGGACCTTGGCCAGGGAGACATCCACCACGTCGCTGACTGCGGCCACATCGCCAAAGGAACACATCCGGTCGCCGCCCCTGGCACGGATATAGGCGTTGGCAACCGGCGAGAGCTCGCCCACGGTCAGAAACTGCGAAGCGCAGTACTCCGCGGACAGCGGACCGGACACGGCAGCACCTGCCGGGCTGGTATGCTTGAACGAGGCAGCGCCCGGCTTGCCGGTGGCAGCCTTCAGCTCGCGGGCAAGCTGCCAGGCGCCCAGGGCATCCAGGATGTTGATGTAGCTGGGGGTGCCGTTCAGGACCTTGAAGCCGGCCTGCTCCGGCAGTTCCAGGCTGGCAGGCACCTGATGGGGGTTACAACCGTACTTGAGTTCAATGTTCATTATTTATCCTTTCAATTTTCACCCTCGGCCTCCTTGGCCAGAGGTAGCAGAATGGTAAAGGTTGTGCCGACGCCGACTTCACTTTGCACATCGATCCGGCCGCCATGCTTGTTGACCACAATATCGTATGCGATGGCCAGGCCCAGCCCGGTCCCTGTGCCCACCTCTTTGGTGGTAAAAAACGGGTCGAATATCCGCTGCAGATGCTCCGGCGCAATACCGCAACCGGTATCGCTGATGCTGATCCGGACCAAGCCGTCCTCTTCCCGGGTCGTCAGTCTGATTTCACCCTGCTCCGCAATGGCATGGGCCGCGTTTACCAGGATGTTCAAAAATACCTGATTGAGCTGCCCCAGGTTGCACCAGACAGGCGGCAGCTGACCATAATCCCTGATCACGTTCGTTTTGTACTTCAGCTCGTTAGCGGCGATGGAGAGGGTGCTCTCCAGCCCTTCGTGGATATCGGCAGCGGCAAACTCCCCGCCATCCACCCTGGAGAAGCTCTTCAGGTCCTGCACGATCTTACGGACGCGCTGCGCCCCCTCAGATGTTTCGGCAAGCAGGTCCGGCAGATCCTGGCGAATCCGGTCGATCTTATAGGTCTGGCGCTCCCGGGCCAGCAGCGCTCTGGTTGCCGGATCGCATCCGTTCAGAAGCCTTTCATCGGCATCCAGATACGCTGACAGCTTTTCCACGTATTTGCCGAGACTTGCCAGGTTGCTGATGATGAAACCGATCGGGTTGTTGATTTCGTGGGCCACTCCGGCAGCCAATTGGCCGACGGAGGCCATTTTGTCCTGCTGGAGGAGCTGGGTCTGGGCCAGCTTCAGGTCGTCATAGGCCCGTTGCACCTCTGCATTCCGGTCGTTCAGCTCACTCGTCCGCTCCTGTACGCGCTGCTCAAGCCCTTCATTTATCTCCTTCAATTTCAACTGATCCGATTTCTGATGCAGGATTAACCTTCCTACAAAAATCACGACCAGCAGCACCAGTATGCTGACAATAAAACCCGGCACTTCGCTCTTTATACCAAAAAACCGCATGCTTTGCTGAAACGACATCAGCATGATCATCAGGGTCAGCAGACCCATCTTCCAGCTTCTAATCCGTATCACGAGCACAATTGACCAGAGCAATGCGATCACGCGAATCGTGATTGATAGAATGAGTTGATCGTTATAATTGAACATGGGCAATGGTCATCCTGTGGCGTCCGTATAAAATCCCTGCAGAGGCAGACTACTTTCAGGCACCGCAGGTTCTGTTTTGGTCAAGGATTGTCAGTCTGACGGCTGTAAAGCTGGCGTCCGTCTGGTCTCCTTCCTGTTGAGCGTATAGAGCAAATAGGCCACCACGCCAATGTTGCCGGCAAGCAGGATGACTTTCGGCCAGCTTACACCACGGGCGACCTCATAGAGTTCAACAGGGATATACATCCCGCCGGTCAGAACGCCAAACCACTCCGCCCATTTTTTCCCGAGCCAGAGTCCTGCAGCTTCAAAGAAGCGTACACCTGAGTACATCAGGGCTGCAACGGCCAGTGCCCACAGCTCACTGTCGGTAACCCGTTCCGTTGCATCCAGGAAAATTCGCGGATAGTGCTTTGCCGGATTGAAATGCAGGTGTTCGACAAGCCGGACAGCCGTGGTGTGTATGTCTTTGTGGATAAACGAAAGCAGCCCGCAGCCTGCCAGGATGACGAGCATGCCTTTGGCCCCCTCAAAAAGGGCGACTGCCCGCAGCCCCTTTGTAACGGACGGTTTGGCACTCGTACGTTGGTGAGTGCGTGCATGCTGTTTTCTCTTGCGTGCGCTCATGGTTGACTCAGCTTCAAACATAGGGGTGGCAACCGTTTGGTTGGTGCGGCTTTCTTCAGCCGGGTCATCCGGCTGATACGGCCCTGTCGCCGGTGTCACTACTCGGCGTCAACAACCTTTCCGTCCACAAAGATCACCTTCAGGCGACTGTAGACAAAGACCTGCTTTGCCCCCAGCAGGACCTGTTTCTCGGGAGGCCCGAAGATTGCGGTCACCTGTTCAGGGGTCTGGCCCAGCTGGACGGTGCGGGTTGCCGTGGCTGCCTTGCGCGGTTTTGGTGCGGGGCGCGTTTCTTCCTCCGTATCAAACCAGTCGCTGATGTCGTCAAGCAGCTGGTCGGCGGTCAGCGCTGCCAGTCCGCTGTCATACTGGAAACGGACAGAGGCCTGCAGCGCCTGCGGTCCCCTCATGCCGGGCACAACATAGGTGGCAACCGTGTACAGATCAAGCTGCAGATAGGTGTCGCCGGTGCTGACCTCGTACAGATAGAGCCGTTCGCCCGGTTTCAGCCTGTTGCCATGGCCATCGCCAAGGGGCAGATCACCGCCGCCAACCAAGACCAGCTGGCGGTTTTTCACCAGATTTGGCTTAAACAGGTTGCTGGGCCGGTTTACCCCCAACCCCTCCCGGCGTGGTATCAGCACGTTGCCAATGGCCTTGAAATTGCCGAAAAATCCGGGAATGGTGATCCGGTAGTTTGAGGTTACCGCCGAGGACAGTT
Above is a window of Trichlorobacter lovleyi SZ DNA encoding:
- a CDS encoding transglutaminase-like domain-containing protein, whose protein sequence is MMKKYLEQSSWINWQHPAILVKAKLLSAGSTDKTEIARRCFEFVRDQIRHSWDYRQNPVTCVASDVLEYGTGYCYAKSHLLAALLRANGIPAGLCYQRLSKTGNGAPFCLHGLNAVWLEGHGWYRIDARGNKPGVDAQFCPPKEQLAFHPDQPDEADLLEVLLSPLPQVLQVLTRYATVEEVYQNLPDIPITLDSADGVTPIRSDTRHL
- a CDS encoding acetylornithine transaminase, whose protein sequence is MSESSAFDSLMTITKRPPIVMVAGQGSWLTDSNGKRYLDFIQGWAVNCLGHAPAVITQALSQQAAQLISPSPAFYNQPAIRLADLLTANSCFERVFFANSGAEANEGAIKLARKWGSLHKQGAYEIITMVNGFHGRTLATMSASGKPHWQGLFEPKVPGFIKVGLNDLEAVTAAISERTVAIMLEPVQGEAGVIPASQLFLQGLRQLADQHQLLLIFDEVQTGMGRLGSLFAYQQAGVEPDIMSLGKGIGGGVPLAALLAKEAVCCFEPGDQGGTYNGNPLMAAVGCAVLEAMLQPGFLEQVRERGVQLANGLRKLSTRHGLGEVRGSGLLQALALPANNGDAVTEAARELGLIINAARPDTLRFMPALNVSADEVDTCLRLLDQVFVAGAEMGCPA
- a CDS encoding TIR domain-containing protein, translated to MALKVFISYAKEDRESAEHYYELLAKEGVSPWVDSKHLLPGQNWEAEIERAFSDANVVVLLLSKRSVTKRGFVQREANDAIERLRYKQLTDIYVIPLLLEPCEVPTHIAARLQYVDLNVPGAWDQVKAALRLASEQQSIELEHGVVAGPFNVFTERIEDNWDGLPGHNIEIEYPRFQSTSKPDVAKELSALFVGRAYADLIDARQKPWEQEPEFFKTRGAAAVNGCWENFAIVHATDRFLSLTYDVGLYYAGAAHPNYYYVTYNFEYVDKVRKLELTDFFSDSQGAIKRISEICIHELSKEYWHRTGETPSDFQIESFKNGAGEDASHFKTYTVSADRFTFLFPTGQVSGYAMGRWSVDVSFYELLSYLREDGPHLHAVASYNL
- a CDS encoding type II toxin-antitoxin system VapC family toxin, with amino-acid sequence MKPYLFVDTDVVLDLLARREPFYDAAARLFSEAEAGNLTLCVSSLTFANLFYLLRKQHSGPQAQQVLRTFKQLVSVVAVDDTIVEQALHAGFTDFEDALQYFCALSARCSGLITRNVRHYRKSSIRVVTAEGYFAAAG
- a CDS encoding DUF6364 family protein, with the translated sequence MNTKLTLSLDHDVIEQAKRFAQSQHQSLSKLIEGYLRQVSAPKEQTRPVTPLVAQLSGVLDAAKVKDYKRDYTDYLADKYR
- a CDS encoding MFS transporter, with the protein product MTPAHTTKSPLAQPLVLFLFGRMGSSIAFQMLGVAVGWQMYALTSSAWYLGLVGLAQFLPMVLLTLVAGHAADRYDRRTIARTCQFIEALAAAALVLGSHYHWLGKEALLAVMCVIGSARAFEYPTMHALVPRLVPREHLPRALALSASANQTATIVGPAIGGLLYAAGVTTVYSTIGVLFLAACILISCIRPSDTLTTEATGDRSLFAGISFIKQHPVVLGAISLDLFAVLLGGATALLPIYARDILVTGPWGLGLLRSAPAAGALGMSLWLARRPLKRRVGRTMFRAVALFGIATIVFALSRLFWLSLVALVVLGAADVISVVIRSSLVQIETPDAMRGRVSAVNSLFIGTSNQLGEFESGATAALFGTVPSVLVGGIGTLLVVGLWIRLFPQLAQVDTLGKRE
- a CDS encoding phosphoribosylaminoimidazolecarboxamide formyltransferase → MNIELKYGCNPHQVPASLELPEQAGFKVLNGTPSYINILDALGAWQLARELKAATGKPGAASFKHTSPAGAAVSGPLSAEYCASQFLTVGELSPVANAYIRARGGDRMCSFGDVAAVSDVVDVSLAKVLKTEVSDLIIAPGFEPEALEILKAKKGGGYLIFQIDPTYEAEGVEYRELFGFGLRQQRNTTKITEALFQNAVTTSKELSPEVLETLIVATIALKYTQSNSVCLALEGQVIGMGAGQQSRVHCTRLACDKAEKWLLQQHPKVLGLAFKDGLKKPEKANIVDQYLLWDQLSEPERAQMLSGLTRAPEPVSSQERLEWVQRFQGICLSSDAYIPFRDNIDRANRSNVQFVAHAGSSLRDEEVTVAAQQYGMTMYHTGLRLFLH
- a CDS encoding sensor histidine kinase, encoding MFNYNDQLILSITIRVIALLWSIVLVIRIRSWKMGLLTLMIMLMSFQQSMRFFGIKSEVPGFIVSILVLLVVIFVGRLILHQKSDQLKLKEINEGLEQRVQERTSELNDRNAEVQRAYDDLKLAQTQLLQQDKMASVGQLAAGVAHEINNPIGFIISNLASLGKYVEKLSAYLDADERLLNGCDPATRALLARERQTYKIDRIRQDLPDLLAETSEGAQRVRKIVQDLKSFSRVDGGEFAAADIHEGLESTLSIAANELKYKTNVIRDYGQLPPVWCNLGQLNQVFLNILVNAAHAIAEQGEIRLTTREEDGLVRISISDTGCGIAPEHLQRIFDPFFTTKEVGTGTGLGLAIAYDIVVNKHGGRIDVQSEVGVGTTFTILLPLAKEAEGEN
- a CDS encoding DUF2127 domain-containing protein: MTPATGPYQPDDPAEESRTNQTVATPMFEAESTMSARKRKQHARTHQRTSAKPSVTKGLRAVALFEGAKGMLVILAGCGLLSFIHKDIHTTAVRLVEHLHFNPAKHYPRIFLDATERVTDSELWALAVAALMYSGVRFFEAAGLWLGKKWAEWFGVLTGGMYIPVELYEVARGVSWPKVILLAGNIGVVAYLLYTLNRKETRRTPALQPSD